From Rhizobium sp. NZLR1, a single genomic window includes:
- a CDS encoding ATP-binding cassette domain-containing protein → MLALDIENLDVTFSGLSSPALAIGRLSIDAGSRVAITGASGSGKSTFVNIVAGLERTRRGRIRWNGEDIASFSESRRDRFRAANIGLVMQEFYLFPGLSAVENVLLPARLAWAATPAVIERAHALLSSVDLSRPGQKIETMSRGEMQRVAIARALLRKPGVIIADEPTASLDAESGETVGDLILDLAAAEGSTLIIVSHDLRLASRLDRRITFGSGRISDDSAAAAGEAV, encoded by the coding sequence ATGCTCGCTCTTGATATCGAAAACCTTGACGTCACCTTCTCGGGCCTGTCCTCGCCGGCGCTGGCAATCGGTCGTCTTTCGATCGATGCCGGCAGCAGGGTCGCCATCACAGGTGCGTCCGGCTCCGGCAAGAGCACCTTCGTCAATATCGTTGCCGGGCTGGAGCGAACACGCCGGGGCCGCATCCGCTGGAACGGCGAGGATATCGCCAGTTTTTCCGAGAGCCGGCGCGATCGGTTCCGCGCCGCCAATATCGGCCTGGTCATGCAGGAGTTCTATCTCTTCCCCGGCCTGTCGGCGGTGGAAAATGTGCTTTTGCCGGCGCGGCTTGCTTGGGCCGCCACCCCCGCCGTCATCGAGCGGGCGCATGCGCTTTTGAGTTCGGTCGATCTTTCCCGCCCAGGCCAGAAGATCGAAACCATGTCGCGCGGCGAGATGCAGCGCGTGGCGATCGCCCGGGCGCTGCTGCGCAAGCCCGGCGTCATCATCGCTGACGAGCCGACAGCGAGCCTTGATGCCGAAAGCGGCGAGACGGTCGGCGATCTCATCCTCGATCTTGCCGCGGCCGAAGGCAGCACGCTGATCATCGTTTCGCATGATCTGCGCCTGGCCAGCCGCCTCGACCGGCGCATCACCTTCGGCTCCGGCCGGATCAGCGACGATTCCGCTGCAGCGGCGGGAGAGGCTGTATGA
- a CDS encoding lytic transglycosylase domain-containing protein: MRMTTFLLAASMAAGVLHALPAAAQGAQCGNNSSGFSAWVADFKQEAAANGVSRSVLDRAFANVNYNKPTIAADRGQKSFKLSFDAFMQKRGGATVISRGRSMKAANQALFASIERRFGVPSGPLIAIWGMETGFGSYMGNQHTLSAVSTLAYDCRRSDYFTDQLYAALQLVSEGYLSPQAKGAAHGEIGQTQFLPRNVVRFGADGDGDGRVDMVGSRADALASTANFLKGHGWSAGAGYQPGEPNFVAIQGWNAASVYQQAIAYIGQQIDGK, translated from the coding sequence ATGCGCATGACAACATTCCTTCTGGCCGCATCTATGGCAGCCGGCGTCCTCCACGCGCTGCCGGCAGCGGCCCAGGGCGCCCAATGCGGCAACAATAGCAGCGGTTTCAGTGCATGGGTCGCCGACTTCAAGCAGGAAGCGGCGGCAAACGGCGTCAGCCGCTCGGTCCTCGACCGCGCCTTCGCCAACGTCAATTACAACAAACCGACGATCGCCGCCGACCGCGGCCAGAAGAGCTTCAAACTCTCCTTCGACGCGTTCATGCAGAAGCGCGGCGGTGCCACCGTCATTTCCCGCGGCCGCAGCATGAAGGCCGCCAACCAGGCACTTTTTGCCTCGATTGAACGCCGTTTCGGCGTTCCGTCCGGCCCGCTGATCGCGATCTGGGGCATGGAGACCGGTTTTGGCAGCTATATGGGCAACCAGCATACGCTGTCGGCTGTTTCGACCCTTGCCTATGACTGCCGTCGTTCGGACTATTTCACCGACCAGCTCTATGCCGCGCTCCAGCTCGTCTCCGAGGGCTATCTGAGCCCGCAGGCCAAGGGTGCTGCCCACGGTGAAATCGGCCAGACGCAGTTTCTGCCGCGCAATGTCGTACGCTTCGGCGCCGATGGCGACGGCGACGGCCGCGTCGACATGGTCGGTTCCCGCGCCGATGCCCTGGCCTCGACTGCGAATTTCCTCAAAGGCCATGGCTGGAGCGCCGGCGCCGGCTATCAGCCCGGAGAGCCGAATTTCGTCGCCATCCAGGGCTGGAACGCCGCCAGCGTCTACCAGCAGGCGATCGCCTATATCGGCCAGCAGATCGACGGCAAATAG
- a CDS encoding aspartate-semialdehyde dehydrogenase, whose protein sequence is MGFKVAVAGATGNVGREILNILSERGFPADEVVALASSRSQGTEVSYGDRTLKVSNMENYDFSDTDICLMSAGGEISKKFSPKIGQQGCVVIDNSSAWRYDADVPLIVPEVNPDAISLFTKRNIIANPNCSTAQLVVALKPLHDFAKIKRVVISTYQSVSGAGKDGMDELFNQTRAVFVADPIENKKFTKRIAFNVIPHIDSFMEDGYTKEEWKVLAETKKMLDPKIKVTCTAVRVPVFIGHSESVNIEFENEITADQARDILRDAPGCLVIDKREDGGYITPYESAGEDATYISRIREDATVENGLNIWVVSDNLRKGAALNAIQIAELLVNRGLVKPRKQAA, encoded by the coding sequence ATGGGTTTCAAAGTAGCAGTTGCGGGAGCGACCGGAAACGTCGGCCGGGAGATTCTCAACATCCTCTCCGAGCGGGGCTTCCCCGCCGATGAGGTCGTGGCGCTTGCCTCCTCGCGTTCGCAGGGTACCGAAGTTTCCTACGGTGACCGGACGCTGAAGGTATCCAATATGGAGAATTACGATTTCTCCGATACCGACATCTGCCTGATGTCGGCCGGCGGTGAGATCTCCAAGAAGTTCTCGCCGAAGATCGGCCAGCAGGGCTGCGTTGTCATCGACAATTCCTCGGCCTGGCGTTACGACGCCGACGTGCCGCTGATCGTGCCGGAAGTGAACCCGGATGCCATCAGCCTGTTCACCAAGCGCAACATCATCGCCAATCCGAATTGCTCGACTGCCCAGCTGGTGGTGGCGTTGAAGCCGCTGCATGACTTCGCCAAGATCAAGCGTGTCGTTATCTCGACCTACCAGTCGGTCTCCGGCGCCGGCAAGGACGGCATGGACGAGCTCTTCAATCAGACACGCGCCGTTTTTGTCGCCGATCCGATCGAAAATAAGAAGTTCACCAAGCGTATCGCCTTCAACGTCATTCCGCACATCGATAGCTTCATGGAAGACGGCTACACCAAGGAAGAGTGGAAGGTGCTGGCCGAGACGAAGAAGATGCTCGACCCGAAGATCAAGGTGACCTGCACGGCAGTGCGCGTGCCGGTTTTCATCGGCCATTCGGAATCGGTCAATATCGAGTTCGAAAACGAGATCACCGCCGACCAGGCCCGTGACATCCTGCGCGATGCGCCGGGCTGCCTCGTCATCGACAAGCGCGAGGACGGCGGCTACATCACGCCTTATGAATCCGCCGGCGAGGACGCGACCTACATCTCGCGCATCCGCGAAGATGCGACGGTCGAAAACGGCCTCAACATCTGGGTGGTCTCCGACAATCTGCGCAAGGGTGCGGCATTGAACGCCATCCAGATCGCTGAGCTGCTCGTCAATCGTGGCCTTGTCAAACCGCGCAAGCAGGCCGCCTGA
- a CDS encoding FtsX-like permease family protein — translation MIRFILADLRRLWAGSLVVVLLVALATALGVCVVLQERALRLGSARAADKFDLVIGAGGSETQLVLSSVFLQPSPLPLMPGDVLVRLAADPRVDWAVPIGFGDSFSGYPIVGTTVTLADKLSGGFAEGTVFAREGEAVIGSAVKLSLGAEIKPMHGSVEEGGETHTELVYHIVGRLRPTGTAWDRAILVPIQAVWHIHGLGASEHESAGATGHDHEHAGADPHQHEHHGEIDPDAVLDEKWAADAPGLPAILVKPKTIADAYKLRQDYRSGNTVAVFPGEVLTNLYATLGDAKQILVAVAAGAQALVAASLVLVTVIHIGQRRRQIGALRAFGAPRGAIFGIVWLEFFFVVAVGIGLGFALGFAAALTLSAMISQTSGMAIPVGFVRDDAGLAAVLLVFATILAALPAVLAYRQSPAQALRA, via the coding sequence ATGATCCGCTTCATCCTTGCCGATCTTCGCCGCCTCTGGGCGGGGTCGCTGGTGGTCGTGCTGCTGGTGGCGCTGGCGACGGCGCTCGGCGTTTGCGTCGTGCTGCAGGAGCGGGCGCTTCGTCTCGGCAGCGCGCGCGCCGCCGACAAGTTCGATCTCGTCATCGGCGCAGGCGGCAGCGAGACGCAGCTGGTGCTGTCCTCCGTCTTCCTGCAGCCCTCGCCTTTGCCGCTGATGCCGGGTGACGTGCTGGTCAGGCTCGCCGCCGATCCCCGTGTCGACTGGGCAGTCCCGATCGGCTTCGGTGATTCCTTCTCCGGCTATCCGATCGTCGGCACGACGGTGACGCTGGCGGACAAGCTGTCCGGCGGCTTTGCCGAGGGTACGGTTTTCGCGCGCGAGGGGGAGGCAGTGATCGGCTCCGCCGTCAAGCTTTCGCTCGGGGCTGAGATCAAGCCGATGCACGGTTCGGTGGAAGAGGGCGGCGAGACCCATACCGAACTCGTTTATCATATCGTCGGCCGCTTGCGGCCGACAGGCACCGCCTGGGACCGGGCCATTCTGGTTCCGATCCAGGCTGTCTGGCATATCCATGGTCTGGGGGCGAGCGAGCATGAAAGCGCGGGGGCGACCGGACACGATCATGAGCATGCCGGCGCCGATCCCCACCAGCATGAGCATCACGGCGAGATCGACCCGGATGCCGTACTTGACGAGAAATGGGCTGCAGATGCTCCGGGCCTTCCCGCCATTCTGGTAAAACCGAAGACGATCGCCGATGCCTACAAGCTGCGGCAGGACTATCGCAGCGGCAATACCGTCGCCGTCTTCCCCGGCGAGGTGCTGACCAATCTCTACGCCACGCTCGGCGACGCCAAGCAGATCCTCGTCGCGGTCGCTGCCGGCGCCCAAGCTCTCGTCGCAGCCTCGCTGGTGCTGGTCACGGTCATCCATATCGGCCAGCGCCGCCGCCAGATCGGCGCGCTGAGGGCCTTCGGCGCTCCGCGCGGCGCGATTTTCGGCATCGTCTGGTTGGAGTTCTTCTTCGTGGTGGCAGTCGGCATCGGGCTCGGATTTGCACTTGGGTTTGCCGCGGCGCTGACCTTGTCCGCCATGATCTCGCAGACGAGCGGGATGGCCATCCCGGTCGGCTTCGTCCGTGACGACGCCGGGCTTGCGGCGGTGCTGCTCGTCTTTGCCACAATTCTTGCCGCGCTGCCGGCAGTGCTCGCCTACCGGCAATCGCCGGCGCAAGCGCTGAGGGCGTAA
- a CDS encoding alkaline phosphatase: protein MRTLPAAFAATTILAGAAQATTVYPLDRATILAGSPFDFKVELNKQVKPEDVKITVNGQDYKTVLGGEARFVELEKGKDDKALGSALLLRGLKISAPGAYKVEVAAGDETKSVTWNVYETAGQPKAKNIIFLLGDGLSVAHRTAARIMSKGMTEGKANGRLNMDDLDRMAFVGTSATNAVATDSANTMSAYMTGHKTAVNAIGVYADRTPASLDDPRVETFAEAVRRMTKKSIGIVATAEVEDATPAAVVSHTRNRNDKADVVGMLLGVKPEVLLGGGSAYFLGKEVAGSKRKDNQDYIKLFQDAGYKLATDKNELAANASAEGNLLGLFHTGNMDVTLDREFLKKGTVDKFPNQPGLVAMTKVAIDRLSKNPDGFFLMVEGSSIDKMSHPLDWDRAVVETIEFDQAIGVAREFQKAHPDTLIVVTGDHTHGVSIIGTVDDEKPGTEMREKVGTYAEAGFPNYKDENGDGYPDKIDVSRRLFLSANNGPDHYETFRPKLDGPFVPAVQNEKKEYVANEQYKDVPGAVFVQGNLPKSSESGVHAVDDVVLQSAGPGSEEFHGYLEQSDVYRVLADTFALGAKQTN from the coding sequence ATGCGTACGCTTCCTGCCGCTTTTGCGGCCACCACCATCCTTGCGGGCGCCGCTCAGGCGACGACGGTCTATCCGCTTGATCGCGCGACGATTCTTGCCGGTTCGCCATTCGATTTCAAGGTCGAACTCAACAAGCAGGTCAAGCCCGAAGACGTGAAGATCACGGTCAACGGTCAGGACTACAAAACCGTCCTCGGGGGCGAGGCACGGTTCGTCGAGCTGGAAAAGGGCAAGGATGACAAGGCTCTCGGCTCCGCTCTCCTGCTGCGCGGCCTGAAGATTTCCGCTCCAGGCGCCTACAAGGTCGAGGTCGCTGCCGGCGACGAAACGAAATCCGTCACCTGGAACGTTTACGAAACCGCTGGTCAGCCAAAGGCTAAGAACATCATCTTCCTGCTCGGCGATGGTCTTTCCGTCGCGCATCGCACCGCCGCCCGCATCATGTCCAAGGGCATGACCGAAGGTAAGGCGAATGGCCGTCTGAACATGGACGATCTTGATCGCATGGCCTTTGTCGGCACCTCGGCGACGAATGCCGTTGCCACCGACTCCGCCAACACCATGTCGGCCTACATGACGGGCCACAAGACGGCCGTCAACGCGATCGGCGTTTACGCGGACCGTACGCCGGCCTCGCTGGACGACCCGCGTGTCGAAACCTTCGCGGAAGCCGTTCGCCGCATGACCAAGAAGTCGATCGGCATCGTCGCAACCGCCGAAGTCGAAGACGCCACGCCGGCTGCTGTTGTTTCCCATACCCGTAACCGCAATGACAAGGCCGACGTCGTCGGCATGCTGCTCGGCGTCAAGCCTGAAGTCCTGCTCGGCGGCGGCTCGGCCTATTTCCTCGGCAAGGAGGTCGCCGGTTCCAAGCGCAAGGACAACCAGGACTACATCAAGCTGTTTCAGGATGCCGGTTACAAGCTTGCGACCGACAAGAACGAGCTCGCAGCCAATGCGTCGGCCGAAGGCAATCTCCTCGGGCTCTTCCACACCGGCAATATGGACGTGACGCTCGACCGCGAGTTCCTGAAGAAGGGCACCGTCGACAAGTTCCCGAACCAGCCGGGTCTCGTCGCCATGACCAAGGTTGCGATCGACCGCCTCTCCAAGAATCCTGATGGTTTCTTCCTGATGGTCGAAGGTTCCTCGATCGACAAGATGTCGCATCCGCTCGATTGGGATCGCGCCGTCGTCGAAACCATCGAATTCGACCAGGCGATCGGCGTCGCCCGCGAATTCCAGAAGGCTCATCCCGATACGCTGATTGTCGTCACCGGTGACCATACGCATGGTGTCTCGATCATCGGCACCGTCGATGATGAGAAGCCCGGCACCGAAATGCGCGAAAAGGTCGGGACCTATGCCGAGGCTGGTTTCCCGAACTACAAGGACGAAAACGGCGACGGATACCCTGATAAGATCGACGTCAGCCGCCGCTTGTTTCTAAGTGCCAATAACGGCCCTGACCACTACGAAACCTTCCGTCCGAAGCTCGACGGTCCCTTCGTTCCGGCCGTCCAGAACGAAAAGAAGGAATATGTCGCCAACGAACAGTACAAGGATGTTCCCGGCGCGGTCTTCGTTCAGGGCAATCTTCCGAAGAGCAGCGAGAGCGGCGTCCATGCGGTCGACGACGTCGTCCTGCAGTCGGCCGGCCCGGGCTCGGAAGAGTTCCATGGCTACCTCGAACAGAGCGACGTCTATCGCGTGCTCGCCGACACCTTCGCTCTCGGCGCCAAGCAGACGAACTGA